In one Bordetella pertussis 18323 genomic region, the following are encoded:
- a CDS encoding riboflavin synthase, which yields MFTGIVQGTATIAGIADRQGLRTFTIDFPAGFCVDLAIGASVSVDGVCLTVTRIVSADTATFDVMLQSLDITTLGGYAVGARVNVERAARDGAEIGGHPLSGHIDFAAAVERVRSMDNNRVLRIGIPPAFRKYVFAKGYIAVNGASLTVSEVDRGEGWFEVWLIPETRRMTVFEEKQAGDALNIEIERSTQVVVDTVREAVQESLGKLQPVLEAILKEKGLSLEDFVRPPALK from the coding sequence ATGTTTACTGGCATCGTCCAAGGCACCGCCACCATCGCCGGCATCGCCGACCGGCAAGGCCTGCGCACCTTCACCATCGATTTCCCGGCCGGTTTCTGCGTCGACCTGGCCATCGGCGCCAGCGTATCGGTCGACGGCGTCTGCCTGACCGTCACGCGCATCGTGTCGGCCGACACCGCCACCTTCGACGTCATGCTGCAAAGCCTGGACATCACCACGCTGGGCGGGTATGCGGTCGGCGCGCGCGTCAACGTCGAGCGCGCCGCCAGGGATGGCGCCGAGATCGGCGGCCACCCGCTGTCGGGCCATATCGATTTCGCCGCGGCCGTCGAACGCGTCCGGAGCATGGACAACAACCGCGTGCTGCGCATCGGCATCCCGCCGGCGTTTCGCAAGTATGTGTTCGCCAAGGGCTATATCGCCGTCAACGGCGCCAGCCTGACCGTCTCGGAAGTCGACCGCGGGGAAGGCTGGTTCGAAGTCTGGCTGATTCCCGAAACGCGCCGCATGACGGTGTTCGAGGAAAAGCAGGCCGGCGATGCGCTGAACATCGAGATCGAGCGCAGCACCCAGGTGGTGGTCGACACGGTGCGCGAAGCCGTGCAGGAAAGCCTGGGCAAGCTGCAGCCCGTGCTCGAGGCCATCCTCAAGGAGAAGGGCCTGAGCCTGGAAGACTTCGTGCGCCCGCCGGCGCTCAAGTAA
- a CDS encoding amidase has translation MNYHPSTHTPLTFHDRTQAFLDGGDSPRDYLERCLDTIARREPVVQGWVVLNEAGAREAADASARRYREGRPLSAIDGMPVGIKDLIETRDMPTQMGSPAYTGNFPKRDSAVVRALREAGAIVLGKTVTTALGFLDPGPTTNAFDPERTPGGSSSGSGAVVGANMVPVAVGSQLVGSMLRPASFNANWVLKPTYGGMNRGERQGFSQSHVGIHAGCAQDMWTTSIEIVRRVGGDPGHPGLYGEAAPPAGRKPARLAVLETEGWERLDAASRAAFEAALERIAGQGVRIVRRADCSLVDGLERAIAQAGALSMRLISWEHHWSLKNMAEQHPGTLGPSLVRQLELGQAMTLERYRHDMLEREAARQRLAALATQCDALVSLASSGPAPRIADLRGTPYPTGDYSFSCVSSLLGAPAISVPALGVDGMPVGLQVIGQPHGDEQVTAIGRWLHALLAAPR, from the coding sequence TTGAATTACCACCCGAGTACGCACACTCCCCTGACTTTCCATGACCGCACGCAGGCGTTCCTGGATGGCGGCGATTCGCCGCGCGACTACCTGGAGCGCTGCCTGGACACGATTGCCCGGCGCGAACCGGTGGTGCAGGGATGGGTGGTGCTCAACGAGGCGGGCGCGCGCGAGGCGGCCGACGCCTCGGCGCGCCGCTACCGCGAAGGCCGCCCGCTGTCGGCCATCGACGGGATGCCGGTGGGCATCAAAGACCTGATCGAAACCCGCGACATGCCCACCCAGATGGGCAGCCCCGCCTACACCGGCAATTTTCCCAAGCGCGACAGCGCCGTGGTGCGCGCCCTGCGCGAGGCCGGCGCGATCGTGCTGGGCAAGACGGTAACCACCGCGCTGGGGTTCCTGGACCCCGGGCCCACCACCAATGCGTTCGACCCCGAGCGCACCCCCGGCGGCTCGTCCAGCGGCTCGGGCGCCGTGGTGGGCGCCAACATGGTGCCGGTGGCGGTCGGCTCGCAACTGGTCGGCTCCATGCTGCGGCCGGCCAGCTTTAACGCCAACTGGGTGCTCAAGCCCACTTACGGCGGCATGAACCGCGGCGAGCGCCAGGGCTTCAGCCAGTCGCACGTCGGCATCCATGCCGGCTGCGCGCAGGACATGTGGACCACTTCGATCGAGATCGTGCGGCGCGTCGGCGGCGACCCCGGCCATCCGGGCCTGTATGGCGAGGCCGCGCCGCCGGCCGGGCGCAAGCCCGCGCGGCTGGCGGTGCTCGAGACCGAGGGCTGGGAGCGCCTGGACGCCGCTTCGCGCGCCGCCTTCGAGGCGGCGCTCGAGCGCATCGCCGGGCAGGGCGTGCGGATCGTGCGCCGCGCCGACTGCTCGCTGGTCGACGGCCTGGAACGCGCCATCGCGCAAGCGGGCGCGCTGTCGATGCGCCTGATTTCCTGGGAGCACCACTGGAGCCTGAAGAACATGGCCGAGCAGCATCCCGGCACGCTCGGCCCCAGCCTGGTGCGCCAGCTGGAGCTGGGCCAGGCCATGACGCTGGAGCGCTATCGCCACGACATGCTGGAGCGCGAGGCGGCGCGCCAGCGGCTGGCGGCGCTGGCCACCCAGTGCGACGCGCTGGTCAGCCTGGCCTCGAGCGGACCGGCCCCGCGCATCGCCGACCTGCGCGGCACGCCTTATCCCACCGGCGATTATTCGTTCAGCTGCGTGTCCTCGCTGCTGGGGGCGCCGGCGATCAGCGTGCCGGCGCTGGGCGTGGACGGCATGCCGGTGGGCCTGCAGGTGATCGGCCAGCCGCATGGCGACGAGCAGGTCACGGCTATCGGCCGCTGGCTGCACGCGCTGCTGGCCGCGCCGCGCTGA
- a CDS encoding tripartite tricarboxylate transporter substrate binding protein, translated as MSRGLRLACARWLLACMAPLAGAAAVAETYPARPVTIVVPTTAGGTADILARLIGPKLTALWGQPVVVENRSGAGTLIDTEFAARAQPDGYTLMITYSELATLPALNKNARIDVVKDLTRVGKIGSLPVLILEHPSMPANTMDELVARLRADPGKYSYASNGIGSALQLYTEMFRQAAKVDIMHVPYRGALEASRAVLGGEVDLLVQLGNGNVIGYVTSGKAKAYAVASPQRLAALPDVPTTAEAGLPGLQLEAWYGLFAPAGLPPERVEKLNRDLATVLAMPDIRDRLVSFGMQVQPGTPQQFDAFFHDEYQRWTRLIEDAGIQIN; from the coding sequence ATGAGTCGTGGATTGAGGCTTGCCTGCGCCAGATGGCTGCTGGCCTGCATGGCGCCGCTGGCGGGCGCGGCGGCCGTGGCCGAAACGTATCCGGCGCGCCCGGTCACCATCGTCGTGCCGACCACCGCGGGCGGCACGGCGGACATCCTGGCCCGCCTGATCGGGCCCAAGCTGACCGCGCTGTGGGGCCAGCCTGTGGTGGTGGAAAACCGCTCGGGCGCCGGCACGCTGATCGACACCGAGTTCGCCGCGCGCGCCCAGCCCGACGGCTATACGCTGATGATCACCTACTCGGAGCTGGCGACCTTGCCGGCGCTGAACAAGAACGCGCGCATCGACGTGGTCAAGGACCTCACGCGGGTGGGCAAGATCGGCAGCCTGCCGGTGCTGATCCTCGAGCATCCGTCGATGCCGGCCAACACCATGGACGAGCTGGTCGCCCGCCTGCGCGCGGACCCCGGCAAGTATTCGTATGCCTCCAACGGCATCGGCTCGGCGCTGCAGCTCTACACCGAGATGTTCCGCCAAGCGGCCAAGGTCGACATCATGCACGTGCCGTACCGCGGCGCGCTGGAAGCCTCGCGCGCCGTGCTGGGCGGCGAGGTGGACCTGCTGGTGCAGCTGGGCAATGGCAACGTCATCGGCTACGTGACCAGCGGCAAGGCCAAGGCCTATGCCGTGGCCTCGCCGCAGCGGCTGGCCGCGCTGCCCGACGTGCCGACCACCGCCGAGGCCGGCCTGCCCGGGCTGCAGCTGGAGGCATGGTACGGCCTGTTCGCGCCGGCCGGCCTGCCGCCCGAGCGGGTGGAGAAACTGAACCGCGACCTGGCCACGGTGCTGGCCATGCCGGATATCCGCGATCGCCTGGTGTCGTTCGGCATGCAGGTGCAGCCCGGCACGCCGCAGCAGTTCGACGCGTTCTTCCATGACGAATACCAGCGCTGGACGCGTCTCATCGAAGACGCCGGCATACAGATCAACTGA
- the gcvA gene encoding transcriptional regulator GcvA, which yields MDGLPPLNAVRTFEVAGRLCSITEAAAELCVTPSAVSRQIRLLEEHLGRKLFIRQHRGVVLTTIGHQYLGDISKALVEVRRATSEAAKPRQRAVFTVRAPHSIAMRWLLPRLARFHAAHPHIDVKLHTSLTPPDFEREDLDAGVMLGRGQWKGLLSHMLIRNELIPVCAPHKARALRTPADLADETLLHVFGRPDDWVAWLGAAGVEHVDVHRGMKYESSALAYEAALEGYGIAIAQKALIDKDLQEGRLVTPFDLSVDQGDYTYYFVLPPEGYKRRSPALDTFRRWVRDVSLPRQAAPP from the coding sequence ATGGATGGTTTGCCGCCTCTCAATGCAGTGCGGACGTTCGAGGTAGCGGGCCGGCTGTGCAGCATCACCGAGGCGGCCGCCGAGCTGTGCGTCACCCCGTCGGCGGTCAGCCGGCAAATCCGGCTGCTGGAAGAACACCTGGGCCGCAAGCTGTTCATCCGGCAGCATCGCGGCGTCGTCCTCACCACCATCGGCCACCAGTACCTGGGCGATATCTCCAAGGCCCTGGTGGAGGTGCGGCGCGCCACCTCGGAGGCGGCCAAGCCGCGCCAGCGCGCGGTCTTCACCGTGCGCGCGCCGCACAGCATCGCAATGCGCTGGCTGCTGCCGCGGCTGGCCCGCTTCCATGCCGCGCACCCGCACATCGACGTCAAGCTGCACACCTCGCTGACGCCGCCCGACTTCGAACGCGAAGACCTGGACGCCGGCGTGATGCTGGGGCGCGGCCAGTGGAAGGGCCTGCTCAGCCACATGCTGATCCGCAACGAGCTCATCCCGGTCTGCGCGCCGCACAAGGCCCGCGCGCTGCGCACCCCGGCCGACCTGGCCGACGAGACGCTGCTGCACGTGTTCGGCAGGCCCGACGATTGGGTGGCGTGGCTGGGCGCGGCCGGCGTCGAACACGTGGACGTGCACCGCGGCATGAAATACGAATCGTCGGCGCTGGCCTACGAGGCCGCCCTGGAGGGCTATGGCATCGCCATCGCGCAGAAGGCCCTGATCGACAAAGACCTGCAGGAGGGCCGCCTGGTCACGCCCTTCGACCTGAGCGTGGACCAGGGCGACTACACCTATTACTTCGTGCTGCCGCCCGAGGGCTACAAGCGCCGCTCGCCGGCGCTCGATACCTTCAGGCGCTGGGTGCGCGACGTGTCGCTGCCGCGCCAGGCTGCGCCGCCATGA
- a CDS encoding MFS transporter: MTAPRLGAAPRAWAMLALVALIGLNLRPFLTGPGTVLAGIEADTGLGHLGASMLTVLPMLLMGVGAFLAPAVQARVGTRRGVLAALLALALGSALRLAAWDGALLVATAALCGLGVAYIQAVFPGVIKDRFPGRMAAVMGVYSAMMMGGGALGARLTSRLAGGAGDSWRAALAWLAVPALIAFAAAWRHLAETPAARRDGALAGTLMRRPRTWLLIAAFGLVNGGYSSMVAWLAPAVQAQGWSIAQSGDLMVAMTIAQAAAALTLPALAARRPDRRPWLYATLAMQAMGFAGMAFWPAAAPLAWALIGGAGLGGCFALTFIAALDHFSQAEPAGVLAALMQGGGFLIAGLAPFAVAALRAATGGWTMHLACVAIACLLIQRLDPASYAQVMAAQPGAAATRRAPSA, from the coding sequence ATGACGGCCCCGCGCTTGGGCGCCGCGCCGCGCGCCTGGGCCATGCTGGCGCTGGTGGCGCTGATCGGCCTGAACCTGCGTCCCTTCCTGACCGGCCCCGGCACGGTGCTGGCCGGCATCGAAGCCGACACCGGGCTGGGCCACCTGGGCGCGTCCATGCTGACCGTGCTGCCCATGCTGCTGATGGGCGTGGGCGCCTTCCTCGCGCCCGCGGTCCAGGCGCGCGTGGGCACGCGGCGCGGCGTGCTGGCCGCGCTGCTGGCGCTGGCCCTGGGGTCGGCGCTGCGGCTGGCGGCCTGGGACGGCGCGCTGCTGGTCGCCACCGCCGCGCTGTGCGGCCTGGGGGTGGCCTACATCCAGGCGGTGTTTCCCGGCGTGATCAAGGACCGCTTCCCCGGCCGCATGGCCGCCGTCATGGGCGTGTACTCGGCCATGATGATGGGCGGCGGCGCGCTCGGCGCGCGGCTGACCTCGCGGCTGGCCGGGGGCGCCGGCGACTCGTGGCGCGCCGCCCTGGCCTGGCTGGCCGTGCCGGCGCTGATCGCCTTCGCCGCGGCCTGGCGCCACCTGGCCGAGACGCCGGCGGCGCGGCGCGATGGCGCGCTGGCCGGCACGCTGATGCGCCGGCCGCGCACCTGGCTGCTGATCGCGGCGTTCGGGCTGGTCAACGGCGGCTATTCGTCGATGGTGGCGTGGCTGGCTCCGGCCGTGCAGGCGCAGGGCTGGAGCATCGCGCAAAGCGGCGACCTGATGGTGGCCATGACCATCGCGCAGGCCGCCGCGGCGCTCACGCTGCCGGCCCTGGCCGCGCGCCGCCCCGACCGCCGGCCGTGGCTGTACGCGACGCTGGCGATGCAGGCGATGGGCTTTGCCGGCATGGCGTTCTGGCCGGCGGCGGCGCCGCTGGCCTGGGCGCTCATCGGCGGCGCCGGCCTGGGCGGCTGCTTCGCCCTGACCTTCATCGCCGCGCTCGATCACTTTTCGCAGGCCGAGCCGGCCGGCGTGCTGGCCGCCCTGATGCAGGGCGGAGGCTTTCTCATCGCCGGGCTGGCGCCGTTCGCGGTCGCGGCGCTGCGCGCGGCCACCGGCGGCTGGACGATGCACCTGGCGTGCGTGGCGATCGCGTGCCTGCTGATCCAGCGGCTCGATCCCGCCAGCTATGCCCAGGTCATGGCGGCGCAGCCTGGCGCGGCAGCGACACGTCGCGCACCCAGCGCCTGA
- a CDS encoding nucleoside deaminase has translation MRANSNSNPGAATPDDDALLREAIALARANARAGGRPFGALVAKDGVVLARGVNRMLADHDPTAHTELLALREAGRALRSARLDGCVVYASGQPCPMCLAAMRMSGVARAVYAYSNEQAEPYGLSTAALAVELALPPQRQPGFAFEHRPGAAAPDADLYREWQDGPQAP, from the coding sequence ATGCGCGCTAATTCGAACTCGAACCCGGGCGCCGCGACGCCGGACGACGACGCCCTGTTGCGCGAAGCGATCGCGCTGGCGCGCGCCAACGCGCGCGCCGGCGGCCGGCCGTTCGGCGCGCTGGTGGCCAAGGACGGCGTGGTGCTGGCGCGCGGCGTCAATCGCATGCTGGCCGACCACGATCCGACCGCGCATACCGAGTTGCTGGCGCTGCGCGAGGCGGGCAGGGCGCTGCGCTCGGCGCGGCTGGACGGCTGCGTGGTCTACGCCAGCGGCCAGCCTTGCCCGATGTGCCTGGCGGCCATGCGCATGAGCGGCGTGGCGCGCGCGGTCTACGCCTATTCCAACGAGCAGGCCGAGCCCTATGGCCTGTCCACCGCGGCGCTGGCCGTCGAGCTGGCGTTGCCGCCGCAGCGCCAGCCCGGCTTCGCCTTCGAGCACCGGCCCGGCGCCGCCGCGCCGGATGCCGACTTGTACCGCGAGTGGCAGGACGGGCCGCAAGCGCCATGA
- a CDS encoding ankyrin repeat domain-containing protein: MFKQGGLGMPIIRFYRCWLAACLVSLGGASVAAGDAGQALLQAAADGDAARVKTLLAGGAPLEARDAQGNTPLLRATQGNHAEAAGALIEAGADVNAQNGIQDSAYLLAGARGYRAILALTLAHGADLKSTNRYGGTALIPACERGHVEVVDMLLRAGVDPDHVNRLGWTGLLEAIILGDGGTRHQAIVARLIEGGADVNLADGDGVSPLRHARQRGQAAIVQLLEAAHAR, from the coding sequence ATGTTCAAGCAAGGAGGATTGGGTATGCCCATCATCCGGTTTTATCGATGCTGGCTGGCCGCGTGTCTGGTGTCGCTGGGCGGCGCGTCCGTGGCGGCCGGCGATGCCGGCCAGGCGCTGCTGCAGGCGGCCGCCGACGGCGACGCGGCGCGCGTGAAGACATTGCTGGCCGGCGGCGCGCCGCTGGAGGCGCGCGACGCGCAAGGCAATACGCCGCTGCTGCGCGCCACGCAGGGCAACCATGCCGAGGCGGCCGGCGCGCTGATCGAGGCCGGCGCCGACGTCAACGCGCAGAACGGCATCCAGGACAGCGCCTACCTGCTGGCCGGCGCGCGCGGCTACCGCGCAATCCTGGCCCTGACCCTGGCGCACGGCGCCGACCTGAAAAGCACCAACCGCTACGGCGGCACGGCGCTCATTCCGGCCTGCGAGCGCGGCCATGTCGAAGTGGTCGACATGCTGCTGCGCGCCGGAGTCGACCCCGACCACGTCAACCGGCTGGGCTGGACCGGCCTGCTCGAAGCCATCATCCTGGGCGACGGCGGCACGCGCCACCAGGCCATCGTGGCGCGCCTGATCGAGGGCGGCGCCGACGTGAACCTGGCCGACGGCGATGGCGTCTCGCCCCTGCGCCACGCCCGCCAGCGCGGCCAGGCCGCCATCGTCCAACTGCTGGAGGCCGCCCATGCGCGCTAA
- a CDS encoding LysR family transcriptional regulator, with protein MLDPVLLRSFVTVVDTGNFTRASEHLHLTQSTVSQHVIRLEENLGCRLLDRGQRHVLPTEEGERLLGYARSILRLADEARESVAAAQGNAVLRLGAPEDFMGAALMPVLAPLLARYPLLRLEFDSGLSHQLLRRYRDGELDLLLVKQWEVDADCQAHWPEPLCWVAARDGPTLPAGEAVPLAVFPAGALYRQEMTRTLEASGRPWHIRYASTSLAGLVAAVGAGLGVSLMPAASAGGELRVLRKRDGFPAVDGLQLGLYARARLGAAGRDLRDALAAHCGRRAAAMNQA; from the coding sequence ATGCTCGATCCCGTACTGCTGCGCAGCTTCGTCACGGTGGTGGATACCGGCAACTTCACGCGCGCCAGCGAACACCTGCACCTGACCCAGTCCACGGTCAGCCAGCACGTGATCCGCCTGGAGGAAAACCTGGGCTGCCGGCTGCTGGACCGCGGCCAGCGCCACGTGCTGCCCACCGAGGAAGGCGAGCGCCTGCTGGGCTATGCGCGCAGCATCCTGCGGCTGGCCGACGAGGCGCGCGAAAGCGTGGCCGCGGCCCAGGGCAACGCCGTGCTGCGGCTGGGCGCGCCGGAGGACTTCATGGGCGCGGCGCTGATGCCCGTGCTCGCGCCGCTGCTGGCGCGCTATCCGCTGCTGCGGCTGGAATTCGACAGCGGCCTGAGCCACCAGCTGCTGCGGCGCTACCGCGATGGCGAGCTCGACCTGCTGCTGGTCAAGCAATGGGAGGTGGACGCGGACTGCCAGGCGCACTGGCCCGAGCCGCTGTGCTGGGTGGCCGCGCGCGACGGCCCCACCCTGCCCGCCGGCGAGGCGGTGCCGCTGGCGGTGTTCCCGGCCGGCGCGCTGTACCGCCAGGAGATGACGCGCACGCTGGAAGCTAGCGGCCGGCCCTGGCATATCCGCTACGCCAGCACCAGCCTGGCCGGCCTGGTAGCGGCGGTCGGCGCCGGACTGGGCGTAAGCCTGATGCCGGCGGCCAGCGCCGGCGGCGAGCTGCGGGTGCTGCGCAAGCGCGACGGTTTCCCGGCGGTCGACGGCCTGCAGCTGGGGCTGTACGCACGCGCCCGGCTGGGCGCGGCCGGACGCGACCTGCGCGACGCCCTGGCCGCCCATTGCGGGCGGCGCGCCGCGGCCATGAACCAGGCCTGA
- a CDS encoding IS481-like element IS481 family transposase — protein MNTHKHARLTFLRRLEMVQQLIAHQVCVPEAARAYGVTAPTVRKWLGRFLAQGQAGLADASSRPTVSPRAIAPAKALAIVELRRKRLTQARIAQALGVSASTVSRVLARAGLSHLADLEPAEPVVRYEHQAPGDLLHIDIKKLGRIQRPGHRVTGNRRDTVEGAGWDFVFVAIDDHARVAFTDIHPDERFPSAVQFLKDAVAYYQRLGVTIQRLLTDNGSAFRSRAFAALCHELGIKHRFTRPYRPQTNGKAERFIQSALREWAYAHTYQNSQHRADAMKSWLHHYNWHRPHQGIGRAVPISRLNLDEYNLLTVHT, from the coding sequence ATGAACACCCATAAGCATGCCCGATTGACCTTCCTACGTCGACTCGAAATGGTCCAGCAATTGATCGCCCATCAAGTTTGTGTGCCTGAAGCGGCCCGCGCCTATGGGGTCACCGCGCCGACTGTGCGCAAATGGCTGGGCCGCTTCCTGGCTCAGGGCCAGGCGGGCTTGGCCGATGCGTCCTCGCGCCCGACGGTCTCGCCCCGAGCGATTGCGCCGGCCAAGGCGCTGGCTATCGTGGAGCTGCGCCGCAAGCGGCTGACCCAAGCGCGCATCGCCCAGGCGCTGGGCGTGTCAGCCAGCACCGTCAGCCGCGTCCTGGCCCGCGCCGGTCTGTCGCACCTGGCCGACCTGGAGCCGGCCGAGCCGGTGGTGCGCTACGAGCATCAGGCCCCCGGCGATCTGCTGCACATCGACATCAAGAAGCTGGGACGTATCCAGCGCCCTGGCCACCGGGTCACGGGCAACCGACGCGATACCGTTGAGGGGGCCGGCTGGGACTTCGTCTTCGTGGCCATCGATGACCACGCCCGCGTGGCCTTCACCGACATCCACCCCGACGAGCGCTTCCCCAGCGCCGTCCAGTTCCTCAAGGACGCAGTGGCCTACTACCAGCGCCTGGGCGTGACCATCCAGCGCTTGCTCACCGACAATGGCTCGGCCTTTCGCAGCCGCGCCTTCGCCGCGCTGTGCCATGAGCTGGGCATCAAGCACCGCTTTACCCGACCTTACCGCCCACAGACCAATGGCAAGGCCGAACGCTTCATCCAGTCGGCCTTGCGTGAGTGGGCTTACGCTCACACCTACCAGAACTCCCAACACCGAGCCGATGCCATGAAATCCTGGCTACACCACTACAACTGGCATCGACCCCACCAAGGCATCGGGCGCGCTGTACCCATCTCCAGACTCAACCTGGACGAATACAACCTATTGACAGTTCACACCTAG
- a CDS encoding NADH:flavin oxidoreductase/NADH oxidase translates to MSALFSALQIGALELPNRIVVSPMCQYSAREGQANEWHMQHLMQLALSGAGLVMVEATAVEPRGRISHGCLGLYSDATEAALARVLAAARAVAAPHARLGIQLAHAGRKGSADAPWLGDRPLAPQAGAWRCVAPSATPFAEGWPTPQALDEEGIAGVIEAFGAAARRAARLGFDVVELHAGHGYLLHQFQSPLANARTDAWGGTAAARQRLALAVARRMREALPAGCVLGARITGTDWLPGGLDIEDAVSLAGQLRQAGVDYVCVTSGFVVRGARIPFGPGYQAGLAEQVRRRTGMPVRAVGGIADPRQAQAIIETGQADQVALARAFLADPRWVWRAAETLGAPAYYAPQYRLGAGLRA, encoded by the coding sequence ATGTCGGCATTGTTCTCTGCCTTGCAGATCGGCGCCCTGGAGCTGCCCAACCGTATCGTGGTGTCGCCCATGTGCCAATACTCGGCGCGCGAGGGCCAGGCCAACGAGTGGCATATGCAGCATCTGATGCAACTGGCCCTGTCGGGCGCCGGCCTGGTGATGGTCGAGGCCACCGCGGTCGAGCCGCGCGGGCGCATCAGCCACGGCTGCCTGGGCCTGTATTCCGACGCGACCGAGGCGGCGCTGGCGCGGGTGCTGGCCGCCGCGCGCGCCGTGGCCGCGCCGCATGCGCGCCTGGGCATCCAGCTGGCCCATGCCGGGCGCAAGGGGTCGGCCGATGCGCCCTGGCTGGGCGACCGGCCCCTGGCGCCGCAAGCCGGCGCCTGGCGCTGCGTGGCGCCGTCGGCCACGCCGTTCGCCGAGGGCTGGCCGACGCCGCAGGCGCTGGACGAGGAGGGCATCGCCGGCGTGATCGAGGCCTTCGGCGCGGCCGCGCGGCGCGCGGCCCGGCTGGGATTCGACGTGGTCGAGCTGCACGCCGGGCACGGCTACCTGCTACACCAGTTCCAGTCGCCGCTGGCCAATGCGCGCACCGACGCCTGGGGCGGGACGGCGGCCGCGCGCCAGCGCCTGGCGCTGGCGGTGGCGCGACGCATGCGCGAGGCCCTGCCGGCCGGCTGCGTGCTGGGCGCGCGCATCACCGGCACTGACTGGCTGCCCGGCGGCCTGGACATCGAGGATGCGGTGTCGCTGGCCGGCCAGCTGCGCCAGGCCGGCGTGGACTATGTGTGCGTGACCAGCGGTTTCGTGGTGCGCGGGGCGCGCATTCCGTTCGGCCCCGGCTACCAGGCCGGCCTGGCCGAGCAAGTGCGCCGCCGCACCGGCATGCCGGTGCGCGCGGTCGGCGGCATCGCCGATCCGCGCCAGGCGCAGGCCATCATCGAGACGGGGCAGGCCGACCAGGTGGCGCTGGCGCGCGCGTTCCTGGCCGATCCGCGCTGGGTGTGGCGGGCCGCCGAGACCTTGGGCGCGCCGGCCTATTATGCGCCGCAGTACCGGCTGGGCGCCGGGCTGCGGGCCTAG
- a CDS encoding ABC transporter ATP-binding protein, whose translation MHNVDAGYGGKTVLKSVSLTVPQGAIVTLLGANGAGKSTTLKAIVGLVQPTAGAIELDGAPMPNRRADQALAAGVALVAEQRELFPSMSVADNLLLGGYLQRDRAQARRDYESLLDQFPRLRERAAQPARTLSGGEQQMLAIARALMARPRLLLLDEPSLGLAPQLVDDMFRIIRQINANGATILLVEQNVALALDAASYGYVMETGAITLAGPAAELAHSEAIRASYL comes from the coding sequence TTGCATAACGTAGACGCCGGATACGGCGGCAAGACGGTCCTGAAGTCGGTCAGCCTGACGGTGCCGCAGGGCGCCATCGTGACCCTGCTGGGGGCCAACGGCGCGGGCAAGAGCACCACGCTCAAGGCCATCGTGGGCCTGGTGCAGCCCACGGCCGGCGCGATCGAGCTCGATGGCGCGCCCATGCCCAACCGGCGCGCCGACCAGGCGCTGGCCGCCGGCGTGGCGCTGGTGGCCGAGCAGCGCGAGCTGTTCCCCAGCATGAGCGTGGCCGACAACCTGCTGCTGGGCGGCTACCTGCAGCGCGACCGGGCGCAGGCGCGGCGCGACTACGAGTCGCTGCTGGACCAGTTTCCGCGCCTGCGCGAACGCGCGGCGCAGCCGGCCCGCACGCTGTCCGGCGGCGAGCAGCAGATGCTGGCGATCGCCCGCGCGCTGATGGCGCGGCCCAGGCTGCTGCTGCTCGACGAGCCTTCGCTGGGCCTGGCGCCGCAACTGGTGGACGACATGTTCCGCATCATCCGCCAGATCAACGCCAACGGCGCCACCATCCTGCTGGTGGAGCAGAACGTGGCGCTGGCGCTGGACGCGGCATCGTACGGGTACGTCATGGAGACCGGCGCGATCACGCTGGCGGGGCCGGCCGCCGAGCTGGCGCATTCCGAGGCCATACGCGCCTCCTATCTCTGA